From Halorubrum salinarum, the proteins below share one genomic window:
- a CDS encoding universal stress protein, whose amino-acid sequence MPHSDDRPTGRADDRPVVMVALSNPRTEAALVALAGAVADSRDARLLAVHVVTVPDQTSLENAAANRERLDRSSAELLSAAVADAAPFDAPVETKTILSHRGIEEVFDAARATGADAVVMGYGGARFAGGRVEGSLDELARDLPCDFLVFDGRRLDPADVLVPTAGGPSSDLSAEVALALREAVGAEVSLLHVVEESDEAAGREFLADWAEGHGLGDADLRVETGDVEAAIGRVGEGYDLVIVGATERGLLSRIVRGSLALAAVEALDTPVLLAERPTPRSLRDRLFGDR is encoded by the coding sequence ATGCCGCACAGCGACGACCGACCGACGGGACGCGCCGACGACCGCCCCGTCGTCATGGTCGCCCTCTCGAACCCGCGCACCGAGGCGGCGCTCGTCGCGCTCGCCGGCGCCGTGGCCGACAGCCGTGACGCCCGCCTCCTCGCGGTTCACGTCGTCACCGTCCCCGACCAGACCTCGCTGGAGAACGCTGCCGCGAACCGGGAGCGGCTCGACCGGTCTTCCGCCGAGCTGCTCTCGGCGGCCGTCGCCGACGCGGCGCCGTTCGACGCGCCGGTCGAGACGAAGACGATCCTCTCGCACCGCGGGATCGAGGAGGTGTTCGACGCCGCGCGGGCGACCGGCGCCGACGCCGTAGTGATGGGCTACGGCGGGGCGCGGTTCGCCGGCGGGCGCGTCGAGGGCTCGCTGGACGAACTGGCCCGCGACCTCCCCTGCGACTTCCTCGTCTTCGACGGGCGGCGGCTCGACCCCGCCGACGTGCTCGTGCCGACCGCCGGCGGCCCGTCGTCGGACCTCTCCGCCGAGGTCGCGCTCGCGCTCCGGGAGGCGGTCGGCGCCGAGGTCTCGCTGCTACACGTCGTCGAGGAGAGCGACGAGGCGGCGGGCCGCGAGTTCCTCGCCGACTGGGCCGAGGGGCACGGCCTCGGGGACGCCGACCTGCGCGTCGAGACCGGCGACGTGGAGGCGGCGATCGGTCGCGTCGGCGAGGGGTACGACCTCGTGATCGTCGGCGCCACTGAGCGCGGCCTCCTCTCACGGATCGTCCGCGGGTCGCTCGCGCTCGCGGCCGTCGAGGCCCTCGATACGCCGGTGCTGCTCGCGGAGCGCCCCACGCCGCGGTCGCTCCGCGACCGGCTGTTCGGGGATCGCTGA
- a CDS encoding universal stress protein — MDGPDDTGGQDLLGHVLLPVANEEDALRTARALDPYDPARVTALHVVEKGDGVPDKTPIEQSEELAAESYAAVRTVFPDAAEHTAYARDVVEAIFDAAGEVDASAIAYQSRGGNRLVQFLSGDLSAEIATDAPVPVIALPRADADE, encoded by the coding sequence ATGGACGGACCCGACGACACCGGCGGCCAGGATCTGCTCGGGCACGTGCTCCTCCCGGTCGCGAACGAGGAGGACGCGCTTCGAACGGCGCGGGCGCTCGACCCCTACGACCCCGCGCGGGTGACCGCGCTTCACGTCGTCGAGAAGGGGGACGGCGTGCCGGACAAGACCCCCATCGAGCAGTCGGAGGAGCTCGCGGCCGAGTCGTACGCGGCGGTCAGAACGGTGTTCCCCGACGCCGCCGAGCACACGGCCTACGCCCGGGACGTGGTCGAGGCGATCTTCGACGCGGCGGGCGAGGTGGACGCGAGCGCGATCGCCTACCAGTCGCGCGGGGGGAACCGCCTGGTCCAGTTCCTCTCCGGGGACCTGTCGGCCGAGATCGCGACCGACGCGCCGGTGCCCGTGATCGCGCTCCCGCGCGCCGACGCGGACGAATGA